Part of the uncultured Desulfobacter sp. genome, CCTCGGCCTGCAAGCGCAGCCACCTGTTTTTACGATGGATGGTACGCAAGGATCAGGTGGACCCCGGGGGGTGGGCCAATGTATCGGCCGCAGCATTGACCTGCCCTGTGGATGCCCACATGTTTAAAATCGGCCATCTGCTTGGATTTACCAAACGAAAGAGTGCCGACAAGGTCTGTGCCGCCCAGATCACCGAAGGATTCAGGCGGATATGCCCCGAAGATCCTGTGAAATATGATTTTTGCCTGACCCGATTCGGCATCCGAGACGGGCTTGATATATCTGAACTAAAACGTTTTTTAAAGGACGATAGCGATCATGTACAACGGATATGAACTGCCGCATCTCATCAAAGGCAAACTGGTAAAACGATATAAACGCTTTCTGGCCGATATTGAACTGGACACAGGAGAGGTGGTCACAGCCCACTGTCCCAACTCAGGGTCCATGAAAGGCTGTGCCCGGCCGGGTGCAGAGGCATGGATCTCACAAAGCACCAACCCCAAGAGAAAGCTCAAATACACCTGGGAATTGACCCGGATTGACGGCACCTTCATCGGCATTAATACGCTGGTGCCCAACCGGCTGGTCAAAGCCTGTGTGGAGAATGATTTGATTGCGGAGCTTTCCGGTTACAGCCAGGTGAGGTCTGAAGTAAAAACCTCTGAACACACCCGCCTGGATCTGATGCTGGAAGACAACAACGGCAAACAGTGTTTTGTGGAAATCAAAAACTGCACCCTGGTGGAAAACCGGGTGGCCAGATTCCCGGATGCCGTGACCACCCGGGGACAAAAGCATATCGAGGAACTTGTGGCCCTGGCCGCCAAGGGCCACCGGGCTGTTCTGTTTTTCCTTGTCCAGCGCACGGATGCCGATACATTCACGCCGGCTGCGGACATCGATCCCGAATATGCAAAAAAATTGATGCAGGCTACATTAGAGGGCGTTGAAATTATTGTCCGGGATGTTGTTTTTGATATGAATGCAGCTCCGGCACTGATTCGCCTGGATCGTTCCCTAAGAATGCTCGACGTCATCTAATACCGAACGTATTTTGCCCAGCAGGGTTTTCATGGTAAAGGGTTTGGAAATAAAGTTGATGTTATCTTCCAGCGTACATTCCGCACTCACTTTTAAGGAACTTCGTAGTCATCATAAAGGCCGTCGGACTATTTGTGGGCTTTTTTTCCAGCCAGGCAAGAGTTTCCCGCTGTTTTCACATGCAGTTTCAAGTTTTGCTCTATTAGCCGCCAGAGCAATAAAGAGAGGAGGAGGATTAGCCCAAGTGCTTCCACCCGTTTAGGTTTCTTCAGAAAGATGGCATTCACAATGGCTGGGTCTTTCAGGAACCCGAAATTTTTTTCGATTCCATCCTGTTCTTTGTAAAGCCAGGGGGAGTTCTCCCCCCGGCCACCCCTGTTCGTTAGCCTGGGCCGGATCGTTGGTTATGAGTATAAAGCAGCCCGCTTCAAGTCTGATCTTTTCTGTTTTCCCAGGATCTTCTTCGACAGTTGCCTTCAATTCATATTCAATGGATTTCGGTTTTCGGGTCTCCCCATCATTTTGCAAGTTTGAAAGGGTGCAGGCGTTGTCCAAGATATTGTTTTTAGGGCCGATGCACCCCTGCTCTGATTTGCCGCCAATTTTTTAAATTTTTACGAACCCGATTGACAAACTACCACCATGTAGTATCTTCTTGAAAACAATACACCTCGTCACTGGGGGTGACATTAAGGGGTAAAAGGAGAACAGATATGTGGAATTATTCAGAAAAAGTCATGGAGCACTTCTTGAAGCCAAGAAATGTTGGAGAGCTTGAAGGCGCCAACGCCGTTGGCGAAACAGGCTCATTGAACTGCGGCGATGCCCTGAGGCTGTACCTGAAGGTAAACGAAAATGAAAGAATCATTGACGCATCTTTTATGACGTTTGGCTGTGCGTCCGCCGTGGCCTCCTCTTCGGCGTTAACCGAAATAATCAAGGGCATGACCCTGGACGATGCCGCCAAAGTGACCAATGACGACATTGCCGATTACCTGGGCGGGCTGCCCAAAGAAAAGATGCACTGTTCGGTCATGGGACAGGCTGCCCTTAAAAAAGCCATTGCCGATTTCCGCGGGATTCAGATCCTTGAAAAACATGGAGAAATGATATGCGAATGCTTTGATGTCACGGATCTTGAAATTATTGATGCCGTTAAAGCCAACGGCCTTGAGACCACCGAGGATGTCACCCATTTTCTTAAAGCAGGCGGCGGTTGCGGCAAATGCCTGGACAGAATTGAAGATGTCATCCAAAAAACCCTGGAAACATCCTCGGTAGCGGATTGATGGATAAAAGGTTTGATATGATCTACACCGACAATAACGCCACCACCCGGGTGGCCGACGAAGTGATCGAAGAGATGCTGCCTTATTTAGGACAATTTTACGGCAACCCGTCTTCAATGTATGGGTTTGCCGAAACCGTAGGTACAAAAGTCCAGCAGGCCCGGGCAAAGGTGGCCGACCTGATCAATGCAGACCCTGACGAGATCATTTTTACATCCTGCGGCACAGAAAGCGACAATGCAGCCATTAACGCGGCCCTCAACACATTCCCGCAAAAAAAACACATCATCACCACAGCGGTTGAACATCCGGCCATCAGGAGTCTTTGCCTCCACTTAGAGGAAAAAAAAGGATACAAAGTAACCTTTGTCCCGGTGGACAAAAAGGGGCGGCTTGATCTTGATACCCTGTATGGAGCCATGTCCGAAGATACCGCTGTTGTCTCGGTCATGTGGGCGAACAATGAAACCGGCGTGATCTTTCCCATTGCAGACATTGCAAAAAAAGCAAAGGATAAAGGCATCTGGTTTCATACGGATGCGGTCCAGGCCACGGGCAAAATACCCATTGACGTAAAGGCTGCCGGTGTGGATATGCTCTCTCTATCAGGACATAAAATTCATGCCCCCAAGGGGATCGGTGTGCTCTATGTTAAACAAGGGATCAAATTTCCGCCCTTTCTGGTTGGCGGTCACCAGGAAAAGGGACGCAGGGGTGGCACGGAAAACACAGCCGCCATCATCGCCCTGGGCAAGGCCTGTGAACTGGCAAAGGACCATATTCCCCTGATGGATACCCAGGTTCGAGAACTCCGCGATTATCTTGAGACACAGCTTTTAAATGCCATTGCCGCAACTTCCGTGAACGGTGACAGGGAAAACCGCCTGCCAAACACCTTATCCATCGGATTTGATGCCGTTGAGGGAGAATCCATCCTCATGCTGATGAACCAGGCCGGCATATGCGCATCTTCGGGATCGGCTTGCACGTCGGGTTCCCTGGATCCGTCCCATGTACTCATGGCCATGGAGGTGCCCTTTAAATCCGCCCACGGCACCATTCGGTTTTCATTGTCCCACTATAATACCAAAGCAGAAATGGACACCATTGTGGAAACCCTGGTCCCAGCCATAGACAGACTGCGGCAGATGTCACCATTCTGGAAAGACGGAAAAGTGGTGTAACTACAATCTTTTTGTGTGTTTTGCCGATTCCCACACTTAAATGCACTATTCTATGGATTAAGGCCCATGGCCGTTATTCAGACCCTGGGCCTTAAACCCGGTTGGCAAGCAAAAAATGGACGGACCGTTTGCCGCCATGTTACACTCGCCCCAATTTATATCTGTGCCTGGTCTATTTAAGGTCAAAGGGAGAATACACAAATGTCGCAATGTTTATGGGCCCCTGCCCCCGAACGCCGGACAAGCTCAAACATGTATCGATTTATGCAGCGGCTAAACCGTTCCCGGGGATTGGCTCTGGAAGGATATCAGGATCTGTACACCTGGTCGGTGAATCATATATCCGATTTCTGGGAAGAGGTGTGGAAAGAGACCGGGATTCATTATTCAAAATCTTACACCCGGGTGGTGGATGACGCGGCAAAAATGCCCGGGGCCAAATGGTTTGAAGGTGCACGGCTCAATTTTGCAGAAAACCTGCTCCGGTACCGGGACAGCCACACGGCGCTGATTTTTATCGGCGAAGATAAAATCCGGCGGACCATGAGCTATGCCGAGCGTTACCAACAGACGGCATCGGTGGCGGCCGCCTTAAGAGAGAGGGGCGTGGTGCCCGGTGACCGGGTGGCAGGTTTCATGCCCAACATGCCTGAAACCATTATTTTCATGCTGGCGGCCACCAGTATCGGCGCAGTGTGGTCATCGTGCTCACCGGACTTCGGCATCAAGGGCGTTCTGGACCGGTTCGGACAAATTCAGCCCAAAGCGCTGGTGGCCGCTGACGGCTACTTTTTCAAGGGCAAATCGTTGTCGTGCCTGGAACGGCTTGCCAGTATCACGGCACAGATCCCAAGCCTTGAAGCCCTGGTAGTGGTTCCCTATATCAGCGATTCTCCGGATATTTCAGGGGTGCCCAAGGCCGTGCGTTACAATGATTTCTGCGTAAAAAATCCTGACATGCAGTTTGAACAACTTGCCTTTGACCACCCCCTTTACATCATGTTCTCCTCGGGTACCACCGGGCCTCCCAAATGCATGGTACAAAGTGCCGGCGGGGTGCTGATCCAGCAGATGAAAGAATTGATGCTTCACACCGACCTGAAACGGGAGGACACCCTGTTCTACTTCACCACCTGCGGGTGGATGATGTGGAACTGGCTGACCTGCGGCCTGTCCCTGGGTGCCACACTGGTTCTTTTCGACGGCAACCCGTTTTACCCAAGGCCCGAAGCCTTGTGGCGCATGGCCCAAGAGGAAAAAATCACCATATTCGGTACATCCCCCGGGTATCTCGCGGCATTGCGAAATGCCGGTGTTTATCCTGGCCGGAAATTTGACCTGTCCAACCTACGCACCCTGCTCTCCACGGGTTCAGTCCTGTCTGCTGAAGATTTTTCCTTTATCTACGAAAAAATATCGAATGACGTCCAGCTCGCTTCCATCTCCGGCGGGTCGGACCTTAACGGTTGCTTTGCCCTGGGCAATCCCCTGGACCCGGTATATGCAGGTGAACTCCAATGCCTGGGGCTTGGTATGAAGGTCGCCGCTTACGATCCGGCCGGAACACCCCAAATCGGCAAAAAAGGTGAACTGGTTTGCGAAAAGGCATTCCCGTCCATGCCGCTGATGTTCTGGGGAGATGAAGACGGATCCCGTTACCAATCGGCGTATTTTGATCAATATCCAGGTGTCTGGGCCCATGGGGACTTCATTGAAATTACCGGACAGGGGCGCGTGATCATCTACGGCCGGTCGGATGCCACGCTAAATCCGGGCGGGGTGCGCATCGGTACGGCGGAAATCTACCGATGCCTTGAGCAGATGCCGGAAATTGAGGATGCCGTGGTGGTGGGCCAGGACTGGAAAAATGATGTGCGGGTGATTCTGTTTGTCAAATTGGTCGACGGTGTTCCGTTAACAGATGAACTGACTGAGGGCATCTGCGAACAGATCCGCAGCAAAATCTCGCCCAGACATGTACCGGCCAAGATTCTGCCCGTACCGGAGATTCCCTATACCCTGAACATGAAAAAGGTGGAACTGGCCGTAAGAAATGTCATCCGCGGCCGTCCGGTAAAAAACACAGATGCATTGAAAAATCCCGATGCCCTGGACTTTTTCAAAAACCGACCCGAATTAACCCAATAACGGCCATGGCCGCCCTGACATATCAACTGCCAGACTTAAGCCCACAACGAAACACAATAGTAATTCAACAACTTATTGAAACTTTCATATAACGGCCATGGGCTGACTTGACATATCAGCACTGAAGGACAGCCCACAACGAAAGTTGAAAGAACTCAGTAACTTACTGAACTCTTTCATATAACGGCCATGGGCCGAGCCAGGCATATCATCTGGCAGGCTGCGGCCCACAACGAAAATTGAAAGAACTCAATAACTTATTAAACTCTTTCATATAAAAAAAAATTGAAAAACCAAGATAGGGCTCCTCTCACAGGGGGAGCCCTCCCTGACGCTTAGACGTTCAGATTTCATACGAACGCCGCTAAAAATTAAAGACCTTTGCTTCGGCTGCCATATCAATTAAATGGGGGCCGCCGTCCAGCTGCATATTGGTGAAGAAACCGGCTTCATCAAGACCACGGTTTTTCGCGCACGGGGTACAGATCCCTGTGGTGACTTCATTTTCCACCAGATAGGGCAGGTAATCTGCCGGGCAGTCACCCGTGTCCGTTTTGATGCTCAGATCCCTGTCCTTATTGGCCCACATGACGCCACTGTCGATGAAAAACATATCCACATGATGCCCTTTGGAATGCGCGATTTTCGCAAACTGGAAACATCTTGTGGCAGACTCATTATTATCCTTGCTGAGTACAAACAAAAAATTAGCCATGACCTTTTCTCCTTTATACAGTGTGCTAAATTTATTGGTGCCTGCCTCTATAAACGCCGGGCGACTTTTTTTGTCAAGGTTTTTAAGTGTTTCGGTTGACATTTCAAGGGGCTTCATCCTATACAGGTACTGGTGGTGTTCGAATATGTTTGAAGCGATAGAAAAATAGTAAAAATCAGAAAATATTACGATAGGTTGTAGACCCATTTGAGTATGAAACCAGAACAAATTCTTGTTGTTGATGACGAACGGCGAATTGTGGACAGCATTGCTAAATGCCTGACCGAAGAAGGATTTCGCGTCTTTTGTGCCAATGACGGCCTGCAGGCGGTCGCCATGTTCGAGAAACGCAAATATGACTTGGTGTTGATGGATCTTTCCATGCCGGGTATGGATGGATTTGACGCCATGGCCAGGATGCTTGAGATGAATCCCGAAGTACTTGTCATTATCATGACCGGATTCGCCTCCGTGGCATCTGCGGTCTCCGCCCTGAGACAGGGCGCCTGGGACTATCTGAAAAAGCCCTTTGAATTTGCGGAATTGATTAAAACCGTTAAAAACGGCATTGCCCAGCGGCACCTGATTGCTGAAAAAAAATTTTACGCCGCCCGCCTGGAGGCCTCTGAAAAAAAATATCAATGCATGGTTGATAATTCACCGGATCTGATTTTCACCCTGGACGGCAATTTTTGTATCTCTTTTGCCAATAAACAGTTTGAACCCCTTCTGGGGTATTTGCCCCAGGACCTGAAAGGCAAACCCTTTGACGAAATTCTCCACAAGGATGACCGCGGCAAACTGTCCCGGCTGTTCCAGACCGACGCGCCCCCCACGCAAACCCCGTCGCCGGGCTGCAGCATTGCCTTGAACCTGCGTTTCAAAAAAGCCGGGGCCGAGGAAAACAAATATGATCCTTACGCCGCCTTTGCATCCATGGAGATGAGGGCTGCGGTTTTCATCCCCCCGGATATGGAATCGGCCCATGATTTCCAGGGTATTTATGCCGTGGCCAGGGATGTCACCGATCGCATACGGCTTGAGGCCCAGCTTCGCCAGGCCCAGAAGATGGAAGCCATCGGCACCTTTGCCAGCGGCATTGCCCATGATTTTAATAATATTCTCATGGGCATACAAGGATATGCCTCCCTGGTTAAAATCGGATTTCACCACGACTCGGAGGAATACAAACGACTGGCCAACATTGATGATTATGTCCACAACGGTGCCGAAATGACCCGTCAGCTTCTGGATTTTTCAAGGAAAAACAGTCAACGGGCCGCCGCCACCACCCTGAACATCAACTATATGCTGAAAACCTCGGCCAAAATGTTCGCCCGAACCAGAAAAGATATCATCATCCGTCAGGAACTGGATAAAGATCTTTGGCCCATCATGGTGGATGAAATTCAGATCAATCAGGTGCTGATGAACCTGTTTGTCAATGCGTGGCATGCCATGCCCAAGGGCGGCCGGATTATGGTCAAATCTAAAAATGTCGTCATAGAAAACGAGCAGGCCCAAAAATTCGGCCTTGACCAGGCCGGAGATTATATCAAGATCTGTGTGGCAGACACCGGTACAGGCATGGACAAGGAGACCCTTTCCCGCATATTTGATCCTTTTTTTACCACCAAAGGCCGGGGACAGGGAACCGGTCTGGGGCTCTCCACAGCATACGGTATAATCAAAGCCCACAAGGGCGCATTTCAAGTCAAAAGCGCTCCGGGCAAGGGCAGTATCTTCATGTTTTTCCTGCCCGCCGTAAAGGAACGGGCACCCAAAGACAACTTCCAGCCTTCGGCGGCCAACAAAGGCCGCCTTATTTCAGGCAAGGGCCGGGTGCTTTTGGTGGATGATGAAAAAGAGGTGATCGAAGTCTGCAAAGAGATGCTCGAAGCCCTTGGCTACGAGGTGCTTGTTGCCGCAGCCGGTGCCCAGGCCGTATCCGTGGTGAAAAATGATGTCAAAGGCATTGACCTGATGATTTTAGATGTGGTTATGCCCGGCATGGACGGGGTTCAGACCTATGATGCCGTGCGGCTTCTGAAGCCGGACCTCCGGGTTCTGGTCTGCTCCGGGCTTGCGCCCAAAGAAGATATCCGGCAGATGATCGAAAACGGGTGCAGGGACTTTTTGTTGAAACCCTTTGACATTGCCAAGCTGTCTGAAAAAATTGAATCGGTTTTTAGTGCGTAAAGACGCGCTTTTATTTTGAGGGGAACAATGACCTATACCATCCACCCCGTTGCCATGGGAACAAAAGAGTTCGACAAAAGCATGATGACCTACCAGTACGGACAGGGCCAAACCTACACCATTCCGGTTTACTGCTGGATCATCAAGGGCGGGGAGAAAAATATTCTGGTGGACACCGGCGAAATGACCCCCATCCAGTCGGAACAAAGGGAAAAAGCCATTAACGGAAAAATTTATACCTTTGAACAGGGTTTAAAAAAACATGGGCTCGCACCTGAGGATATTGATATCGTCATCCATACCCACCTGCACAACGACCATTGCGAAAATGATTATAAGTGTGAAAACGCCACATTTTACGTTCACGAGCAGGAGCTTGAATCCATTCACAACCCGCACCCGTTGGATTATCGGTATCTGGAAGATTATATCGA contains:
- the sfsA gene encoding DNA/RNA nuclease SfsA; translated protein: MYNGYELPHLIKGKLVKRYKRFLADIELDTGEVVTAHCPNSGSMKGCARPGAEAWISQSTNPKRKLKYTWELTRIDGTFIGINTLVPNRLVKACVENDLIAELSGYSQVRSEVKTSEHTRLDLMLEDNNGKQCFVEIKNCTLVENRVARFPDAVTTRGQKHIEELVALAAKGHRAVLFFLVQRTDADTFTPAADIDPEYAKKLMQATLEGVEIIVRDVVFDMNAAPALIRLDRSLRMLDVI
- the nifU gene encoding Fe-S cluster assembly protein NifU produces the protein MWNYSEKVMEHFLKPRNVGELEGANAVGETGSLNCGDALRLYLKVNENERIIDASFMTFGCASAVASSSALTEIIKGMTLDDAAKVTNDDIADYLGGLPKEKMHCSVMGQAALKKAIADFRGIQILEKHGEMICECFDVTDLEIIDAVKANGLETTEDVTHFLKAGGGCGKCLDRIEDVIQKTLETSSVAD
- the nifS gene encoding cysteine desulfurase NifS yields the protein MIYTDNNATTRVADEVIEEMLPYLGQFYGNPSSMYGFAETVGTKVQQARAKVADLINADPDEIIFTSCGTESDNAAINAALNTFPQKKHIITTAVEHPAIRSLCLHLEEKKGYKVTFVPVDKKGRLDLDTLYGAMSEDTAVVSVMWANNETGVIFPIADIAKKAKDKGIWFHTDAVQATGKIPIDVKAAGVDMLSLSGHKIHAPKGIGVLYVKQGIKFPPFLVGGHQEKGRRGGTENTAAIIALGKACELAKDHIPLMDTQVRELRDYLETQLLNAIAATSVNGDRENRLPNTLSIGFDAVEGESILMLMNQAGICASSGSACTSGSLDPSHVLMAMEVPFKSAHGTIRFSLSHYNTKAEMDTIVETLVPAIDRLRQMSPFWKDGKVV
- a CDS encoding acetoacetate--CoA ligase, whose amino-acid sequence is MSQCLWAPAPERRTSSNMYRFMQRLNRSRGLALEGYQDLYTWSVNHISDFWEEVWKETGIHYSKSYTRVVDDAAKMPGAKWFEGARLNFAENLLRYRDSHTALIFIGEDKIRRTMSYAERYQQTASVAAALRERGVVPGDRVAGFMPNMPETIIFMLAATSIGAVWSSCSPDFGIKGVLDRFGQIQPKALVAADGYFFKGKSLSCLERLASITAQIPSLEALVVVPYISDSPDISGVPKAVRYNDFCVKNPDMQFEQLAFDHPLYIMFSSGTTGPPKCMVQSAGGVLIQQMKELMLHTDLKREDTLFYFTTCGWMMWNWLTCGLSLGATLVLFDGNPFYPRPEALWRMAQEEKITIFGTSPGYLAALRNAGVYPGRKFDLSNLRTLLSTGSVLSAEDFSFIYEKISNDVQLASISGGSDLNGCFALGNPLDPVYAGELQCLGLGMKVAAYDPAGTPQIGKKGELVCEKAFPSMPLMFWGDEDGSRYQSAYFDQYPGVWAHGDFIEITGQGRVIIYGRSDATLNPGGVRIGTAEIYRCLEQMPEIEDAVVVGQDWKNDVRVILFVKLVDGVPLTDELTEGICEQIRSKISPRHVPAKILPVPEIPYTLNMKKVELAVRNVIRGRPVKNTDALKNPDALDFFKNRPELTQ
- a CDS encoding DsrE family protein — protein: MANFLFVLSKDNNESATRCFQFAKIAHSKGHHVDMFFIDSGVMWANKDRDLSIKTDTGDCPADYLPYLVENEVTTGICTPCAKNRGLDEAGFFTNMQLDGGPHLIDMAAEAKVFNF
- a CDS encoding response regulator, with protein sequence MKPEQILVVDDERRIVDSIAKCLTEEGFRVFCANDGLQAVAMFEKRKYDLVLMDLSMPGMDGFDAMARMLEMNPEVLVIIMTGFASVASAVSALRQGAWDYLKKPFEFAELIKTVKNGIAQRHLIAEKKFYAARLEASEKKYQCMVDNSPDLIFTLDGNFCISFANKQFEPLLGYLPQDLKGKPFDEILHKDDRGKLSRLFQTDAPPTQTPSPGCSIALNLRFKKAGAEENKYDPYAAFASMEMRAAVFIPPDMESAHDFQGIYAVARDVTDRIRLEAQLRQAQKMEAIGTFASGIAHDFNNILMGIQGYASLVKIGFHHDSEEYKRLANIDDYVHNGAEMTRQLLDFSRKNSQRAAATTLNINYMLKTSAKMFARTRKDIIIRQELDKDLWPIMVDEIQINQVLMNLFVNAWHAMPKGGRIMVKSKNVVIENEQAQKFGLDQAGDYIKICVADTGTGMDKETLSRIFDPFFTTKGRGQGTGLGLSTAYGIIKAHKGAFQVKSAPGKGSIFMFFLPAVKERAPKDNFQPSAANKGRLISGKGRVLLVDDEKEVIEVCKEMLEALGYEVLVAAAGAQAVSVVKNDVKGIDLMILDVVMPGMDGVQTYDAVRLLKPDLRVLVCSGLAPKEDIRQMIENGCRDFLLKPFDIAKLSEKIESVFSA
- a CDS encoding N-acyl homoserine lactonase family protein, with the protein product MTYTIHPVAMGTKEFDKSMMTYQYGQGQTYTIPVYCWIIKGGEKNILVDTGEMTPIQSEQREKAINGKIYTFEQGLKKHGLAPEDIDIVIHTHLHNDHCENDYKCENATFYVHEQELESIHNPHPLDYRYLEDYIEDVEENGQIKIVKADMSIVDGIRVKHTPVHTKGGLTVFIDTLQGKAAITGFCIIEENYNPPPEIKGMEMDVIPPGTHVDAYQAYDIMVQVKKEADILIPLHEPRFACGDPIGV